The DNA region ATGGGTAGGTCCCCTCATGAGCATAGCGTGGGACTGCTAACATTGGATAGGTTGACTATCGGAATGTTCCTTGTTGCTTCTGGTAGGCTAGGTGACTTATAGTGAGTACAACGATTGATCACGGGCAAGCCGCTCACACTTCACAGTGGTCCGAAACTCATATGGGTGCTTGGCTTCATTGTCCTGATGTCCGCCAACATTGGCACGGGCTTCTGCAAGAGTCCCATCCCATTTGATATCTGCCGAGCTCTGACAGGTGTTGGCTCTGCCATGTGCTGTGAGTTTTATCTTCCTGGCAACATGGCATTCAGTGAATAACTTTTGGACAAAGTACCCAATGCCCTCGCAATCCTGGGGAGGACCTACCCTCCTGGCAAAGTTCGCAACGTTACTTTCGCTATCCTCGGTGCACTTGCACCTGCAGGGTGGTGTATATCCGGCGGTGTGGCTTCTCTCTTTGCACAATTTGTCGACGTGCGGTGGATATGGTGGTTTGTGTGAGTCATCTTCCAAGAGATAGAATTCTGTTCTCTGAAACAACTCCGACAAGTGCGATATTCATAGCCGCTTTCCTCGCCATCGGGCTGtacattcttcctcctgacCAAAACCTTCCCCCTCGGTCTGAACGTCATTTTGACATACCCGGTGCGGTACTCCTGGCGCTTGCCCTGGGGTTATTTAACTTTTGTTGGAATCAAGCTTCGGTGGTCGGCTGGGAAACTGTGTATGTGTATGTCTTGCTGATTGTATCAATCGTCACTTTTATCGCGTTCTTTTTATGGGAGAGGCGTATAGGGAGAAAAGCCCTGGTTCCGCTTGAGATTCTGACCAGGAAGAATCTGTTGGTATATCTCTCATTATGGCTGGGCTGGATGAGCTTTGGTACTTTTCTGCTGTATACTACTTTGTTGTAAGTACGACATTACTTTGGCCTTTATGATATCGAACTAAAGCTTTGTAGCATCCATGACATCCGGGGCTATACCCTACCCTTGACAATGACGGCCCAAACAACCCCGTTTGTCTTTGGGGGTGTAACAGCGGCTTTGTCCGTAcctttcctcatccatcgCCTGCCCGGGCATGTCATCTTTTTTATCGCTATGTGTGCGTTCATGATCGGTAATATCCTCGCTGCGACAGCTCCTGTGGACGGTACCTATTGGGGAAATACGTTCTTCAGTATCCTTATAGGAGTATTTGGCCCTGGTATGTCATTTTTGTCCCGGTGACAGTCGCATGCATTGACGATAATGGGTAGATTTAAGCTTCGCGACTGGTCAGTTGATCGTCAGTAACTCGGTAGACGTTGAATTTCAAGGGATCGCAGCAGGCCTAGTCAGTATGATTACCAACTACTCGTATGTCGCTCTCGCAATTTATTTTGATGCGATGTTTATCTTCAATAGTAATTCGATAGGACTTGGATTGACTGGGACTGTTGAACGCTATGTTCGTGGTCCCGAAAACCTTTCCCAATCAGATTTATTGTATGGCTATCGAGTATCATTCTATTTTGGGACAGCATTGGCGGCGATGGCTGTTATTGTTGTCGGGCTTTTTGTTAGGATGCCTACTGAAGGCAAGCGTTTagatgatgagagaaagaaggcggAGCACTGATAGATGGATTCTTGGCCGCCCGTGATAGATACTGTAAATAAAGATTACAAATATATGATATGTACGTATCGATAGGTCTCTGGATAGATTATTAAACCCGAAGTGACTTCTCATTTCATTTCGTTTCGAATTTATGTTTTTTTCTGGCTGTCTTTTTTGTGTGGCATGATTATTAGTGTTTATCAAGGGTGTAATTAAGCCTATTGGACGTATTTTGTTACCATCAAACACCGCTCAAAACCAGTATAGGTGCATGCGGAAGGCGTTCATTGGCCCATGCGTGCGCTTGTGGCGAAACGAAACCCGAGGTGCTCACAACCCGTAAAATATGCAATTATGGCTGTCTCACCCAACAATTAGTTGATATAGGTTGTGAACAGGTTAGACGTCGAGCTATGGCTATGAGAGAAGCATAATGTTTAGTGATAAAGAGACATgcgaagacgaagaagcgAATTCCATGTATCAGAAATTCATGATCTGAGCGAGGCTATGACGACAGATATATAAGCTATTGTTATCGATAAGACAAGCAACTGGTAGGCATTCGTAGTCGTTGCTAATCTACTTCGTTCAGTCACTTGACCGTGTCGTTTGCACACTGATCATGAAGATTAGAGAATGCCCAGCAGCATATACATCCATTGAACATATGCATTCATTGAACATATGCCATATTTCCACCCCGAAGGAGGCTAAATAGAGCGAGACTCCCGCCGGAACCTTTCGTTATGTCAAATTTCTAGTTTGTGCACAAAGGTAGAAGTCGGAGACCGACCGCCGAGTTGAACGCAAGCTACAAGAGCGGAATTCCCCATTCGGGAATTTTATAGCATAATTAACACTAATAAAGTAGTCATAGATAATGCTTCGGGCTTCGGCCAACTCTCGAAAAAAATAAGCCGGGGCGACTGACCAAGCCACGGCAGGAACACTTCCACAGTATAAAGCAACATCCATGGCTCCAGTTTatccttcatcaccatcttgCCGCTTGAAAATCTATTCTCAATGGCGCTCTCAGAGCATTCTGCAATGGTATCCCCAACCACTACAATCAGCGTAGACGGTGACCGCGAAAAGAGGTTTagtgtggaagaagatccaTTACCAACCGCCAGTGCCGCCATTCCTTCGTCCGCCGTGGCTAATACACCGGACGATCAATCAAGTGTCCAAGGAACTGGAGGCCAGACTCCTCCAAAGGGCCATTCTGGTTTTACTGCTCCATTAGAGATCCCTAAATGGAGGTTTATGGCTATCTTTGGAAGTCTTATGATTTCCGTCTTTTTGTTTGCATTAGGTAGGTGTGGCTCAATGTCTTTCGATTCGACAAATTTATTGACACCATTGCAGACCAACTTATCGTCGCTACTGCCATTCCCAAAATTACTGCCGAGTTCAATTCTCTTACCCAACTGTCATGGCTCACCTCTGGGTTCTTGTAAGCGTTTTACTTTCTTACTAAACATTCAAACTAACGTTCCACAGCCTCACACTCTTATCATTCAACCTGCTCTATTCCCAACTGATGAACATTTTTCCCTCTAAGCATGTCATCGTCTTTGCTGTCTTTATCTTCGAAATGGGTTCATTGGCCTGTGGTGTCGCTCCCAATATGAACGTTTTGATTTTTGGTCGAGCTTTGGCAGGTGCCGGTGCGGCTGGTATCTTTAGTGGCGGTATGGTCATCATCGCTGAATTGACGCCTTTGCATTCGAGGGCGCAGTATTTTGCTCTGTTCGGTGTCTGGTGAGTATTGCTTGTATTTCCAGTGATTATCGTGCTcatgctttttttttagtTTTGCCATCGCTTCAGTCATTGGTCCTCTTATCGGCGGTGCCTTTTCAGACCATGTCAGCTGGCGATGGTGTTTCTATATCAACCTGCCTCTCGGTGGTGTCGCCATCGGctgtctcctcttcttccagcccAGCAAACCCCCCCTTGGTCGTGAAAGTTCTTACAAGGGCTACTCCAAAGCCATGCTCAAGCAATTGCTCATGTGTGACTGGGTTGGTGTCGTCCTTTCCATGGCTTGGGCTGTTTGCTTCATCCTTGCTACTCAATGGGGTGGCGTCACGCGGAGCTGGGATTCCGCGTCTGTTATCGTTACTTTGGTGTTTGCTGGTGTCCTCCCCATCGCCTTCTGTGTCTACGAGTATTTCATCAAGGAGAGCATCTCCTATTTCAGGATCAGGTTGTTTAAGCGAAGGACTGTTGCGTGAGCCACCTTTCACCTCCGTTGGGATAAGTGACTAATCGACTGTCGTAGTGGTGCGGCCATTGTCTCCTTTTGTGTCTTCGGTATCTTCATGATCCTCGTCTATTACCTCTCGTGAGTaattttcttctttattGCGACCTCATTAACAATCCTTAGTCTCACTTTCCAAGCCGTTCATGGAACTTCTGCCACTTCTGCCGGTGTCAAGCTTCTCCCTCTCATTCTCGTCCAAGTCTTTATCCTTATCCTTACTTCGCGAATTATCCCTAGAATCGGCCGATTCAAGCCCGTTATTTGCGTTGGTCCTGTCTTCCTCGCGATCGCTTCCGGTCTTTTCTATAGTACCGACTATTCTACTCCTATCGCCAACTTATATGGCTACCAGGTTAT from Cryptococcus neoformans var. neoformans B-3501A chromosome 4, whole genome shotgun sequence includes:
- a CDS encoding hypothetical protein (Similar to gi|19111851|ref|NP_595059.1| MFS transporter of unkown specificity [Schizosaccharomyces pombe], FASTA scores: opt: 1188, E(): 1.4e-63, (40.546% identity (68.811% similar) in 513 aa overlap (76-583:8-494))), yielding MIQSPITQNEPRQDTVDSATETANEGQYKRVESEQTLCDKLGTVSPKTEKFFSYHQKSSGDTREHRIEEDTGPQFLGAYEQEQPSTPEHDRQASSDILHCQLSRPQGDDIELGPEPEREAVQWIEGQSPFVRFCFITCCCTTQLIVQGQLGMVMIPLHYIGDYLGTTNNGQLNWMVASYGLTIGMFLVASGRLGDLYGPKLIWVLGFIVLMSANIGTGFCKSPIPFDICRALTGVGSAMCLPNALAILGRTYPPGKVRNVTFAILGALAPAGWCISGGVASLFAQFVDVRWIWCAIFIAAFLAIGLYILPPDQNLPPRSERHFDIPGAVLLALALGLFNFCWNQASVVGWETVYVYVLLIVSIVTFIAFFLWERRIGRKALVPLEILTRKNLLVYLSLWLGWMSFGTFLLYTTLFIHDIRGYTLPLTMTAQTTPFVFGGVTAALSVPFLIHRLPGHVIFFIAMCAFMIGNILAATAPVDGTYWGNTFFSILIGVFGPDLSFATGQLIVSNSVDVEFQGIAAGLVSMITNYSNSIGLGLTGTVERYVRGPENLSQSDLLYGYRVSFYFGTALAAMAVIVVGLFVRMPTEGKRLDDERKKAEH
- a CDS encoding hypothetical protein (Similar to gi|38108098|gb|EAA54182.1| hypothetical protein MG02167.4 [Magnaporthe grisea 70-15], FASTA scores: opt: 1069, E(): 9.4e-58, (31.926% identity (65.709% similar) in 592 aa overlap (9-579:62-639))) — encoded protein: MALSEHSAMVSPTTTISVDGDREKRFSVEEDPLPTASAAIPSSAVANTPDDQSSVQGTGGQTPPKGHSGFTAPLEIPKWRFMAIFGSLMISVFLFALDQLIVATAIPKITAEFNSLTQLSWLTSGFFLTLLSFNLLYSQLMNIFPSKHVIVFAVFIFEMGSLACGVAPNMNVLIFGRALAGAGAAGIFSGGMVIIAELTPLHSRAQYFALFGVCFAIASVIGPLIGGAFSDHVSWRWCFYINLPLGGVAIGCLLFFQPSKPPLGRESSYKGYSKAMLKQLLMCDWVGVVLSMAWAVCFILATQWGGVTRSWDSASVIVTLVFAGVLPIAFCVYEYFIKESISYFRIRLFKRRTVAGAAIVSFCVFGIFMILVYYLSLTFQAVHGTSATSAGVKLLPLILVQVFILILTSRIIPRIGRFKPVICVGPVFLAIASGLFYSTDYSTPIANLYGYQVILAVGIGCCLQNVMVAVQHDLKKEPWLISLGTGLVVFTGFAGRIVALSMSGSVFENMIQRHLKSMVPGISEEIISAVVNDATAVWTSVPEDLREPVLRAYTKTLSQVFIIGLPLSIIALVGALVMKNDKMATKEEEEKDIADARAAQQAKKDEEAGVNGVNERSEEGARGSAEDEEGRA